One genomic region from Nymphaea colorata isolate Beijing-Zhang1983 chromosome 10, ASM883128v2, whole genome shotgun sequence encodes:
- the LOC116263195 gene encoding probable histidine kinase 2 isoform X1 gives MGAQGKAPPMAESMQRVKVKRLNEEGKWDDRGTGHISVDYLEVAALVLLVSICSMVLYVLLLHDGSAESVAMDAIHKEALSQLKDGSRSILPINVSAVRLARLLSSSSRSHLEKQVAHDLFILHSTLPHLSKVSYFGEDGLFFAYHSEENRTVALFSNTMIPPFNTTLNRTTNGYRWYHQEVDEITGTPHGQAVDREPMAYWTSTWFRSALLSDHDRAQWGIEWSNQQPLFTCIVPVTGLSFRGHRGVVALGVPVKVLSDFLSLPWQLHGGGIFLGTKDRKLIEGYQFYNGMLDRWEPTALTANFQTLDANDQLQIFLHTQNGDSNMKNGPVSIVDMNVQGRRYTLHTAHFKLFELPLVSTLAFPRDNVTYLGTKGSNLNWFASAVISVVLVLMTCLYVVVTYRAFRITVLLRSSLIKQIEATRQAERKSMNKTIAFASTSHDVRTILAAILGLLDHCISNVSHNSELRSCLVDIKSFSLNLLGILNSVLDISKIEAGKMQLEEVEYDLAQVLEDAVDMFYVSAIEKCVEVVLDPCDGTIQKYSRVKGDCKRFQQILCNLLSNAVKFTSEGHIMVRAWAKKARSRNFMLPLNENGHDHHFRHYLSPWYCCNNTSNMDFKSLQGSTNEENMIEVVIEVDDTGKGIPKDKHKSVFENFVQVKDVDSGNYGGIGLGLGIVQSIVRLMGGEINIVDKAPSTKGTCFRFSIIMKAAESSVDLKDSKEDDRELLGVHVDQSLHQPETSSNTDLAAFAEDFDVEGTCAILLLKGEARKRILKKWMEEHKLKVYALDHLEKLRSLLETLKPNACSVTSTCSEIVSDDGGHTETGETSSMGKDQELDSVPSHAINDDRVFSSSMSKRSGHMERLHSILETLKPKACSVATTCSEIVSDDDGLTETGGTSSMRKDQELDSATSRAINEEPASSSSMSMNRRSGRQRIVSFRAGKYSTNLLFIVEMDHRSDLQLQELSKMFSNFIHNAQEFRCKVVWLAGVSTQSMDVEALKKSGAPCDLIFHKPLHGSRLYQTLGLVCEFGRRSKGRQATVMNSFLDPQPTNIGSCATDVRSHVACSSCTANTCQWLPDRSTASKISSLHGDKPLKGFKVLVVDDNVVLLRLMMATLARLGASVDSCKNGEDAFVLVRKSLQGWDGHHGEEKHSREGQEEVGAEKMLYDLIFMDCEMPTMNGYEATRKIRKEEKHYSDVHVPIIALTAHAMAEETSRSLQSGMDFHLVKPVAENELLDAIQKVLRV, from the exons GTGGCAGCATTGGTGCTTCTCGTTTCGATATGCAGCATGGTGCTTTACGTTTTATTGCTACATGATGGAAGTGCCGAGAGTGTGGCCATGGATGCTATTCATAAGGAGGCCCTCTCTCAATTGAAAGATGGATCAAGATCAATTCTTCCTATAAATGTTTCTGCAGTCCGCTTAGCTAGATTGTTGAGTTCTTCTAGCAGAAGCCATTTAGAGAAACAG GTTGCACACGATCTCTTCATTTTGCATTCCACTCTTCCCCATCTATCAAAAGTTTCATACTTTGGGGAGGATGGGTTATTCTTTGCCTACCACAGTGAAGAAAACAGGACTGTTGCTTTGTTTTCCAATACTATGATTCCACCTTTCAATACGACTCTCAATCGAACGACAAATGGGTATCGTTGGTATCACCAAGAAGTTGATGAAATCACAGGGACTCCACATGGGCAAGCAGTTGATAGAGAGCCGATGGCATATTGGACTTCAACTTGGTTCCGCAGTGCTTTGCTCAGTGACCATGATCGTGCTCAGTGGGGAATTGAATGGAGCAATCAGCAGCCCCTGTTCACCTGCATAGTTCCAGTTACAGGATTGAGTTTCAGAGGTCACAGAGGAGTTGTGGCACTCGGAGTGCCTGTGAAGGTGTTGTCAGACTTTCTATCACTCCCATGGCAGCTTCATGGTGGTGGCATATTCTTGGGTACCAAAGATAGAAAACTAATAGAAGGTTATCAATTTTATAATGGCATGCTGGATCGGTGGGAGCCAACAGCGCTGACTGCAAATTTTCAAACCTTAGATGCCAATGATCAGCTTCAGATCTTTTTGCATACGCAAAATGGAGATTCTAACATGAAGAATGGGCCGGTCTCTATTGTAGATATGAATGTTCAAGGTCGAAGATACACACTTCATACGGCTCACTTTAAGCTTTTTGAATTGCCACTG GTGTCTACTCTTGCTTTTCCTCGTGATAACGTTACATATCTTGGCACAAAAGGGAGCAACTTGAATTGGTTTGCATCAGCCGTTATCTCCGTCGTCCTCGTTCTTATGACATGCCTTTATGTAGTCGTAACATATAGGGCGTTTAGAATCACAGTTTTGCTTCGTTCATCTCTTATCAAACAAATTGAGGCAACAAGACAAGCAGAGAGGAAGAGCATGAATAAAACTATTGCCTTCGCGAGCACCAGCCATGATGTGCGAACGATTCTTGCAGCCATACTTGGCCTATTAGATCATTGCATTTCCAACGTTTCTCATAACTCTGAGTTGCGTTCATGCTTGGTGGACATCAAGTCATTTTCATTAAACTTACTTG GGATCCTGAACTCTGTTCTTGACATAAGCAAAATTGAGGCTGGGAAGATGCAATTAGAAGAGGTCGAGTATGATTTAGCACAGGTTCTTGAAGATGCTGTGGACATGTTTTATGTTTCAGCAATTGAGAAGTGTGTGGAAGTAGTATTGGATCCTTGTGACGGCACAATTCAGAAATATTCGCGCGTTAAAGGTGATTGTAAAAGATTTCAACAAATTTTATGCAATCTACTAAGCAATGCAGTGAAGTTCACTTCAGAGGGACACATAATGGTGCGAGCTTGGGCAAAGAAAGCAAGATCTAGGAACTTCATGCTTCCACTTAATGAAAATGGACATGATCATCATTTTCGGCACTACTTGTCACCATGGTACTGCTGTAACAACACCAGTAACATGGACTTCAAATCTCTGCAGGGATCTACTAATGAGGAGAACATGATTGAAGTTGTTATTGAAGTGGATGATACTGGTAAAGGGATTCCAAAAGACAAACATAAAtcagtttttgaaaactttgttcAAGTTAAGGATGTAGATTCTGGAAACTATGGTGGCATAGGATTGGGACTTGGCATCGTCCAATCCATT GTACGTTTGATGGGTGGAGAAATAAACATTGTTGATAAAGCGCCAAGTACAAAAGGAACTTGCTTCAGGTTCAGCATAATCATGAAGGCCGCAGAGAGCTCAGTCGATTTAAAGGATAGTAAAGAAGATGATCGTGAATTGCTTGGTGTTCATGTAGATCAGTCACTACATCAACCAGAAACATCTTCCAACACAGACTTAGCGGCATTTGCTGAAGATTTTGATGTAGAAGGCACTTGTGCAATCTTACTACTCAAAGGTGAAGCTAGAAAAAGAATTCTGAAAAAATGGATGGAGGAGCACAAGTTAAAAGTGTATGCGCTCGACCATTTGGAGAAATTGCGTTCCCTTCTCGAGACACTCAAGCCTAATGCTTGCTCAGTCACAAGCACATGTTCTGAGATCGTTTCCGACGACGGTGGTCACACTGAAACCGGTGAAACCAGTTCTATGGGGAAGGACCAAGAGCTTGATTCCGTCCCATCACATGCCATTAATGATGATCGTGTATTCTCTTCAAGCATGAGCAAGAGAAGCGGCCATATGGAGAGATTGCATTCCATTCTCGAGACACTCAAGCCCAAGGCTTGCTCAGTCGCAACCACATGTTCTGAGATCGTTTCCGACGATGATGGCCTCACTGAAACCGGCGGTACTAGTTCTATGAGGAAAGACCAAGAGCTTGATTCTGCCACATCACGTGCCATTAATGAAGAACCTGCATCCTCTTCAAGCATGAGCATGAACAGGAGAAGCGGGCGCCAGAGAATCGTTAGCTTTAGGGCCGGCAAATATTCTACGAACCTGTTATTCATCGTTGAAATGGATCATCGTTCAGATCTGCAGCTGCAAGAACTGTCTAAGATGTTCAGCAACTTTATTCATAATGCTCAAGAGTTCAGGTGTAAAGTCGTGTGGTTAGCTGGTGTGAGTACACAGTCCATGGACGTGGAGGCTCTGAAGAAGAGCGGAGCCCCATGTGATCTCATATTTCATAAACCTTTACATGGGTCTCGGCTGTATCAAACACTAGGTCTTGTATGCGAGTTTGGTAGAAGAAGTAAAGGCCGCCAAGCAACAGTAATGAACAGTTTTCTGGATCCACAGCCTACTAATATTGGTTCATGTGCCACAGATGTAAGAAGCCATGTTGCATGCAGCTCCTGTACTGCTAACACATGCCAATGGCTTCCTGATAGAAGTACTGCATCTAAAATATCGAGTCTCCATGGTGACAAGCCTCTGAAGGGCTTCAAAGTCTTGGTTGTTGATGACAATGTCGTGTTGCTTCGCTTGATGATGGCTACCCTTGCTCGATTGGGTGCATCTGTGGACTCCTGTAAGAATGGTGAAGATGCTTTTGTTTTAGTTCGCAAGTCTTTGCAGGGTTGGGACGGTCATCATGGAGAAGAGAAGCACTCTCGAGAAGGTCAAGAGGAGGTTGGTGCTGAGAAGATGCTATATGATCTCATTTTCATGGACTGTGAG ATGCCAACCATGAACGGGTATGAAGCCACACGGAAGATCCGCAAAGAGGAAAAGCACTACAGCGACGTTCACGTTCCAATTATTGCCTTAACAGCCCATGCAATGGCAGAAGAAACAAGCAGGTCTCTTCAATCGGGGATGGATTTTCATCTGGTGAAACCTGTTGCTGAGAATGAACTTCTTGATGCCATTCAAAAGGTTCTCCGCGTTTGA